Within Runella rosea, the genomic segment TGAACCATCAGGCCAATATTCATTTTTATAAGCAGGCGAATAGTTGCACGATAAGTGCATAAGAAATACCAAAAAAAATATGTATTTTTTCATTTTTTTTTGTGATACAAATTTATTCTCCTAATTATCATTTTGCCTTACCCTAGGTCTGTGTCTCCACAGACCTTTTCTGTAAAAATGGTATGGGATTTTTACCATATACATCCAAAGAATAGACAAACGTGGAGGGTTGTGAGGACACAGACCAAGGCTAAGAGGTAAAAAATCAATATTGTTTTCTACCAAACCTTCTTCAACTCCGCAATCGTCTGCACGGGATCGGCGGCGGTAAAGACAAAATTTCCTGCCACCAACGCACGTGCGCCAGCGTGGTAGAGGAGGGCCGCGTTGGACTGATTGACGCCGCCGTCGATTTCAATGATGGCATTACTGCCCGATTCGGCAATCATCGCGGCCGTTTGGCGAACGCGCTCGTAGGTGCGCTCAATGAATTTTTGCCCGCCAAATCCTGGGTTGACCGACATAATCAGCACCAAGTCCAAATCTGCAATCACATCTTGCAATAGACTAACGGGGGTGTGTGGATTGAGCGCCACGCCTGCCTTGACCCCCAATAATTTGATTTGCTGAATGGTGCGGTGCAAATGAGGACAGGCTTCGTAGTGAACCGTGAGCACATCGGCGCCCGCGTCACGAAACGCTTCCAGATAACGCTCGGGGTGAACAATCATCAAATGAACGTCCAGCGGTTTTTGGGCGTGTTTTTTGATGGCCGCCGTTACGGGCAGACCAAACGAAATATTGGGAACAAAAACCCCGTCCATAATATCAACGTGAATCCAATCGGCAGTGCTGCGGTTGAGCATTTCTACGTCGCGTTGGAGATTGGCAAAGTCGGCGGCTAAGACGGAAGGGGCAATCAAAGGTGCATTCATGAAATAAAATAACCAGCTAAAAAGTACAATGAATGAGAAAATCGCTGGCAAAGTTCGCCTTTTTTACGAACTCTGGCTCATTTCCCAGCCTAAAATCGCTTTTTTGCGCGTAATTCCCCATCGATACCCGCCAATACCGCCTACTTTTTGCAACACCCGATGGCACGGAATCAGGAACCCGATGCGGTTGCTGCCTATGGCCGTCCCTACGGCCCGACTTGCCTTGGGCTGTCCGATGTGCTGCGCTATTTCGTCGTAACTGACCAACTGCCCGAACGGAATCCGCAGCAATGCCTCCCATACCTTGATCTGAAAATTGGTGCCGCGCAAAAGCATCGTCAGAGGCAAATCGTTGGAGGGTGTTTGGTAAAAGATTTGGTCAATATAGGGTTGGGTTACATCCGTATTTTCAATCCAGTCTGCATTGGCCCAATCCTGACGTAGTTTATCCTTAACGGCCTCGGCGGTGTCTTCGCTCAAAAATTGTAAATCGGTGATGCCCCGTGCGGTGACCGCAATCAAACAGGCTCCGAAAGGGGTTTCATGAATGCCATAATGGATTGTCAATCCTGCACCTTTGGATTTGTATTCGGCGGGGGTCATGGCTTCGTAGGTGATAAACAAATCGTGTAGGCGGCTGGTACTTGAGAGGCCCGTTTCGTAGGTGGCGTGGAGGAGATTGTCAGCGTTGGAAAGACATTCCTTGGCAAATTCTTTGGTCAAAAAGCGCATAAAACGCTGCGGACTGGTGCCTGCCCAACGGCTGAAAAGACGGTTGAAATGAAATTCAGACAAGGCAACGTGGTCGGCAATTTCGCTGAGTGAAGGCTGCTGTTTGAAATTTTGCTCAATAAACACAATTGCCTTTTCAATGCGCTGATAGTCAAGTACCTGTTGTTCGTTGATTGTTTCCATGTTTTTAACATTTATGTCAACAAAGGTACTTGACCCCAACGGGTAGTTCAATCTGATTCTTGCGGAATCTTCCAGAAAATAATCTACTTAAGTTAGCGATTGACAAATTTGGAAGAATCGGTCAATTCGTACCGCACAAAGGGTGCTGTTGTATCCGCTGTGTATTGTTCCGACGAAGGAGACTTTGCCCTTGTATTTGGCGTCTGACGTTTATAATTGGCGGAAGAATTGCCGTTGCTGTTTGTGCGAGAAGGCTTCACCACAAAAGTGATGCCGCCTATTTTCTTTTTGGCCACCTGAATCTGTTTTTGCTCTTTATAAGATAGGTGAGGCGAAAAAATAAACGGCTCGGCCTGTTGTTGAACCGAAAACTTTATTTTATCGGTTTTGGGGAGGGGTTTGGCGTAGTTATTGCGGTTTTCTTTGGCGGTTTGGGCGCACAAAGTGGACGATAGTAAGAGCAATGCCACGGCCCATCCGCCCAAGCGAAAGGAGACAAGGTACTTCATGATGTTTTTTATCGATTTATGGAATACAAATACTATTGGAATACAGCCACTAAAGTAAAAAAACTAAGTATATCTAACTATCTTTTTTTAGAAAATCTTGCATTATCGCCATTTTTTTGACCATTCTGAGGATTGAATCAGAATCATTATAGCGGTAAATATCGGGCAATTTTACCCAAGCTAAATCTTTCGATTCGTTGTTGATTAGGAGCGGTTTCTGGCTGTCGGATTGGAATAAAAACCGAATATCATAATGGTAGTGGGCGGGGTCTTTGGAGTTGGCAGGAATGAGATGCACGTCTACGTCAAAAATCTGATGGCTTAAAATGCTGATGTCTTCTAGTCCAGTTTCTTCCTGCGCTTCTTTCAACGCAACCTTTAGAATATCAGATTCTCCATCGGCGTGTCCTCCGGGTTGAAACCATTTGTCAAGTTTACGGTGGTGCATTAAAAGGGCCGAGGTTTGGGTTTCATCTACAATCCAGGCCGAGCCCGTAACGTGCCCAATTAGCAGCCAACGTTCAAAACAATCGGGGTTTTGTTCCACAAATTGCAGGGTATCGCGCCACATTTTTTGTTCTTCATCGTCAAAAGGAGAGTGTTGGCGGAGCAGCGTCAGGAGGGCAGTACGTTTCATATGGGTTGCTTAATGAATGAATCTTAATAATAGATAGAGTTTGGGGGGTATTGGTACTTTTCTATATCTTCGCGGTCGAAAGTCTACTAATTTATTAACAAAACTGCTAAAAATCATGATGAAATCACTCACACTAACGGCCCTAATTTTTGGAACCGTAGGTGCATTTGCCCAAATTCGTACCCCTCAACCCAGCTCGGCGGCTACTGTTATGCAGACCGTTGGAGTTACTGATATTACCGTAAAATACTCACGCCCAAGCATGAAAGGACGCGAAATTTTTGGTAAATTGATTCCTTACGGTCAGTTTTGGCGGACGGGTGCCAACCAAGCTACCGCTATCGAATTTTCGACGGATGTGATGTTGGAAGGCCAAAATGTTCCTGCTGGTAAGTATTTTCTGTACAGCATTCCCAACGCCGATGCATGGACGGTCATCATCAACAAATCAGCGGCTACGGCTCCTGAGCAATACAAGCAAGCCGACGACGTGGTACGCGTAAGCGTAAAGCCCACTCAGGCACCCATGACCGAAACATTTATGATAAGTTTTTCGGATATAACTGATTCTACCGCCGCCCTTGACCTCACTTGGGCCAACGTAAAAGTAAGCCCTAAACTGTCGGTGAGCACGACCAAAATGGTAGAAACGGCGATTGACAAAGCGGCCGAAGCAAGCGCAAACAACATGAACGCGGGAGCAACCTACTTGTTAGGAAAAGGAATCAATATGCAAAAGGCGCTTTCGATGATTAATCAGGCCGTTGCGTACAAAGAGACTTTCCGCAACCTGTGGACAAAAGCGCAAATCTTGGCCAAATTGGGCAACTTTGCCGAAGCCGCGCCATTGGCTAAAAAAGCCCTTGAGTTAGGTCAGTCAAGCAACGATGCTTCTTTTCCGTTCTTCAAAGATGCCATTGAAAAAGGTGCTACTGAGTATCTGTCAAAAGTGCCAGTACCCGAAGCTTTGAAATCAATTAAGAAGAAAAAATAGGTTTTCATAAGCATTCGTAAAAATGAAAAGCCCCGATGATGAGTCGGGGCTTTTCATTTAATGGGTCAATGGTATTCAGAAAGGCTAATTTCTGCGTGCAATCTCGTCTCGAATCTTAGCCGCTTTTTCGTATTCTTCGTTGTTGAGCGATTCGTCCAAAATGCGGTGGAGCTCATCGAGACTCATATTTTTGATTTGCTCGCTCAGGGAGCGTGGCTTTGATTGTTGCACTATTTCTTCAATGGCATCGTCGGGTTCTGATTGCGACCCCGAAACAATCCCTGCTTCCGAAAGGATGGTTTCATACGTGTAAATCGGGACGCTAAAACGGAGCGCAATGGCGATGGCGTCGGATGGACGGGCATCTATGATGGTTTCTCTCAGCCCATCGGCACTTGAGCAATGAACCCGGGCAAAAAAGATACCTTCGCGCAAATCAGAAATGATAATTTCGTTGACGGTATAATTAAACGCCTTGGCAAATGACTTGAAAAGATCGTGGGTCATGGGGCGGTTGGGCTGAATTTTTTCAATCTCAATCGCAATGGCCTGCGCTTCAAACATTCCAATGATGATGGGTAAGCGGCGATTGCCGTACTCTTCGCCAAGCACTAGGGCAAACGAACCTGCTTGTGACTGACTCGGTGAGAGCCCCAAAATTTCCAATTTTATTTTTTCCACTACTTTGTTAAGTTATCTTTTATTGGTTGCCTGTGGTTTCTCATCTTAAAAATGAAGGGGACAAACAACGACTCTTCTTTCAAAGAGGATGCAAAAATAATAAACCTGCGGTGAAAATGGAAAGTTTTTCCGTTCTCCGCAGGTTTATTAACGTTTGAAAGTACTTCTGGTGTTCCCGTAGCTAAAACTTTGTTCTAAAAAGGCAATTAAATGCCCTATTTCGCGTCTTTTACGGCTTTTGTCAATCGTGGTAAAATGTCAAAAACATCCCCTACGATGCCATAATCGGCCGCTTTGAAGAAAGGTGCTTCGGGGTCTTTGTTGATGGCTACGATTACTTTGGACGAGTTTACTCCCGCCAAGTGCTGAATCGCTCCCGAAATACCGCAGGCAATGTACAGATTTGGGGCTACTTTTATACCTGTTTGTCCAATGTGCTCGTGGTGAGGACGCCAATCGAGGTCAGAAACAGGCTTAGAACAACCCGTTGCAGCGCCCAAGGCACTTGCTAAATCTAACAAAGGTTGCCAATTATCGGGGCCTTTCATGCCGCGTCCACCCGACACAATAATGTCGGCTTCAGTCAACGACAATTCGCCGCTGGCTTTTTCTTGACCCGTTACTTTGGCCACAAAATCGCCGTTGTTGAGGGCAGGCGTGAAGGCTTCTACCGTAGCGCTTCCCGTTCCTTCCACGGCTTCAATGGCGTTTTTCTTGATTCCTAAAATCTTAACGGACCCTTTGACGTCTACGGTGGCAAAGGCTTTGCCCGTATATATGCTGCGGGTTACTTTGAAGCCGTTTGATACATCGGGTAATTCCGTCACGCCTGAAACAATGCTTGCGCCCAGTTTGGCGGCAGTGCGGGCACCCATGGCGTCGCAAAGCCCCGATTTGGGCAAAATAACCACTTCGGCGTTTTCATTTTTTACGGCGGCGGCCAGCACTGAGGCGTAGGCCATGGCATTTTCGTTGGCCAGTTCAGCGGCATTTGCGTGCAATACTTTGGTGGCGCCATACGCACCCGCTTTGGCTAATTCGGTGGCATCGGCCGTGCCGATGGCCAAGGCGGTCGCGGTGGTTCCTGATGCTTTTGCGACTGCTGCACCGTACGCCACGGCTTCGAGAGATGTTTTTTTGATGCTTCCGTTATCTAATTCAACAAATATTAGGACCATTTTTTTTTACATTTAGCAGTGAAGATTTTACATTAAACAGTAATCATTTAACAATGAACATTGGGGCTACTTCGGCTTTTACCTTATATCATACCTCATGTTAATTGCTCAATGATTACAGCACTTTTGCCTCCGTTTTCAGGAGTGAAATAAGGGTTTCTGCTTGGTCTGCAGGAATCATCTTGCAGGCACCTTTGGGGGCGGGTAGGGTGTATTGGTCGAGGGTGGCCATGTCCCCAACGGCTACGGGTTCTACCACTTTGAGGGGTTTGGTACGGGCCGTCATAATGCCGCGCATGTTCGGGATTTTCCATTCGGCAATGGGCTCCTGACATCCTAAAACCAACGGTAGGGGAGCTTCCAAAAATTCTTTTCCACCTTCAATCTCCCGCGCAAATTTGGCGGTGGAGCCTTCAATATCTAGTTTCATCACGGGCGAAAACGACGGGATACCAAGCATTTCACCTACCAATCCGTGGACTACGCCGCTGTTGAAATCAATGGATTCGCGGCCCATCAAAATTAAATCATAACCGCCTTCTTTGGCAATGGCAGCAATTTGGGTAGCGGTAAAATAAGAATCGGTCGGCTCGGCATTGACGCGTACCGCATCATCGGCTCCAATGGCTAAGGCTTTGCGGATCTGAGGGTCGCTTTCGGCTTCCCCCACGTTCAATACCGTTATGCTGCCGCCCTGCTGCTCTTTTAGCTCCACGGCCCGTGCCAAGGCATAGTCGTCGTAAGGGCCGATGATGTACTGCACGCCCGCTTTGTTAAGTTTGGTGTTGTTGTCCGTAAAACTAATTTTGGCCGTTGTATCAGGTACGTTCGTTATACAAACTAAAATTTTCATGTGCTTATCTTAATGTTTGAAATATAACTTTTAGGAGATTTACTTTGTTGGTGCGAATATAAAGCAAGGTTTTTAAAAATAGTATGCTTGCATAATAATTTTTTATGAATAACACTCGTCTCGCCTTTTTGCTGCAATTTTTTGAGGAGGATTCCCATGATCCCTTCAACGCGTACGCTCTTGCGATGGAATATCAACAAAGTGATGTGACCAAAGCGACGGAATATTTCCAATTATTATTGGAGAAACATCCTGATTATTTGCCCACATACTACCACGCGGCGGCTTTGTTTACGGAGTTGGAGCAATTGGATTTGGCCGAACAACTCTACCAAAAGGGGATGCAATTGGCGTTGAGTCAGCAAAATACCAAAACCTACCAAGAACTCCAACGGGCGTATCGCGGCTTTCAGGATGAATACCTGTCTTGAATAACGTCTTAACGTCGCGAGGTGGTTTTAACATCGGCGAGGTTCCCAACCTCGCCGATGTTGCTCTTTGTTCTCCAAACCTCGCCTACGTTGTTACTAAAATATGTTAAAACCTGACACTTTGTCAGCGTTTTCGCGGAATCTTTGTAACTTTGCACCCATTCATAGAGTTAGGTAAAAATACCGATGACTTTATGAACTAACGACCATTGATTGACAAAATGATTACATCAACATTAAAAATACTTTCGGAAGCCGATAAAGAGGCGTGTGAATTGGTCAAGGTAAGCGAGGAGGAATTGACCGTTGATAAAAAGAGACTGTTCATCGAAAGCTATGGCTGCCAGATGAACTTTTCGGACAGTGAAATTGTGGCGGCGGTGATGCGGAATGCGGATTTTGCCACGACTTCTTCGGAAGATAACGCCGACGTTATTTTTCTGAATACCTGCGCCATCCGTGACAACGCCGAACAAAAAGTCCGGAATCGGCTTCAATACCTCAATAATTTGAAGAAAAAACGCCCAGGACTCATCATTGGAGTGTTGGGTTGTATGGCAGAGCGACTGAAAACCAAGTTGTTGGACGAAGAAAAAATGGTAGACATCGTGGCGGGCCCCGATTCCTACCGCGATTTGCCGCGCTTGGTGGAAGAAGCCGAAACGGGTCAAAAAGCCGTCAATGTGTTTCTTTCGAGAGAAGAAACCTACGCCGATATTTCGCCGATTCGACTGAATTCCAACGGGATTACGGCCTACATCAGTATCATGCGCGGTTGCGACAATATGTGCAGTTTTTGCGTGGTTCCTTATACCCGTGGACGCGAGCGCAGCCGCGACCCGTTTAGCATTGTGGAAGAAGCGCGTTTGCTTTTTGCCGATGGTTACAAAGAAGTGACCCTGCTCGGACAGAACGTGGATAGTTATAAGTGGAAAAAGGAGGCCGAAAAAGGCGCCGAACCTTCTCAAATGGTCAACTTTGCCCAGCTGCTAGAAATGGTGGCGTTGATTCACCCTGATTTACGGGTTCGGTTCAGTACGTCGCACCCCAAAGACATCACCGATGATGTACTTTGGACGATGAAAAAGTACGAGAATATTTGTAATTACATCCATTTTCCCGCCCAAAGCGGTAATAGTCGCGTATTGAAGGTCATGAATCGCACCTACGACCGCGAATGGTACATCCAAAAAATTGACCGCATACGGGAAATTTTGGGCGAAGATTGTGGTATTTCAACCGACATGATTACGGGCTTCTGCACCGAAACGGAGGAAGAACATCAAGATACGTTGTCGTTGATGGAATACGTAAAATATGACTACGCGTACATGTTTGCGTATTCTGAGCGCCCAGGCACGCCAGCGGCCAAAAAACTCAAAGATGACGTTCCCGAAGAAGTCAAAAAGCGACGTTTACAGGAAGTCATTGCCGTACAGCGCCAACATTCAAGTGAGCGCAACGAAATGGCCTTGGGGAAAATTCAAAAAGTATTGGTTGAAGGACCTTCCAAGCGCTCCGATGCTGATTTATGCGGACGAAATGATCAGAATAAAGTGGTGATTTTCCCAAGGGAACACTATAAAAAAGGGGATTATGTGTATGTGTTGGTAACAGAATGCTCCTCGGCTACCTTGATCGGGAAAGCGGTAGAAGCGGTTCTGGCATAAGGTTAGTTGAAATGGATATATATCCGGTTAGTGCCCAGAGTTCTTATTAAAAATTTTCTAACGTAGCGTTGCTCAATCGTTGGTTTTTAGCCATCAAAAATCGGCAACTGTACATTGTAGATGTTATAAATGCTTTCAAATCCGGAAATACAATCCATCAAAAACCGCTTTGGGATAATCGGAAATGCTCCTGCCCTCAACTATGCCCTCAACATAGCCTTACAGGTAGCGGCCACTGATTTGACCGTGCTCATTACGGGCGAAAGCGGTAGTGGTAAAGAATCGTTCTCAAAGATTATTCATAACCTAAGTTCACGCAAACACGGCCCTTTTATTGCCATCAACTGCGGCGCTATTCCCGAAGGGACCATTGATTCTGAGTTGTTTGGGCACGTAAAGGGTTCTTTTACGGGAGCCATTGAAGACCGAAAAGGCTACTTCGAAATAACCAACGGTGGAACTATTTTCTTGGACGAAATCGCCGAGATGCCCATCGGAACCCAGGCCCGGCTTTTGCGGGTGTTGGAAAACAAAGAGTTTATTCGTGTAGGCTCCTCCAAGGTGCAGAAAACAGATGTGCGGGTTGTGGCGGCCACCAACGTGAACCTCATCGACGCCGTACAGCGCGGCAAGTTTCGGGAAGATTTGTATTATCGCCTCAATACAGTACCGATTGCAGTGCCGCCGCTGCGCGAACGGGGGAGTGATATTGACATGCTTTTTCGGAAATTTACCACCGATTTTGCCGAGCGCTATCGCATTACACCCATCACCCTTACGCCCGAAGCGCGAGATATGTTGATAAGCTATAATTTCCCAGGCAACATTCGTCAGCTGAAAAATATTGCCGAACAGATTCAAATTCTGGAAGCGGAAAATAAAGTGCCAATTGCGCCAACGGTTTTGGTAAAATACTTGCCCAATTACGCATCTTCCACGCGTTCGATGACGTTGCTGGGCGGTGCGGCAGGGGGAGCCAACGGCCCCGAATCTTTCAACGAACGGGAGTTGTTATACAAAATCCTGTTTGATATGCGCCGCGATGTCAATGACCTGAAAAAGTTGGTGTTGAAGGTCTTGAATAATGAAGCCTACGGCAGTGATATTTTGCGGGAACACGATGGGCTGTTTAACGGCATTGAAGCAGAAAGTGCATTCACAAAGCCACATTCAGATACCAAACTGTTGCCCAGCCATAGTCAGCACCAGCCAACGGTCAGCAGCCAACCAACGCAGAGTGCTACCCCAAACATTATTCAGATTTCGCCGTACGACGACGTGGAAGACATTGCCCACGAAACCGCCGAAGACGAGTCGTTGTCGTTGGAGCAGAAAGAAAAAGAGATGATTATCAAAGCCTTACAGCGAAGTAATGGCAAAAGGAAATATGCAGCACAGGCGCTCGGGATTTCGGAAAGAACGCTGTATCGAAAAATTAAGCAATATGATATTGAAGAAGAATAGGAAAGGAGCGGGAAGCGAGAAGTGTGGAGTGAGAACGGAGAATCAGAGCGTTTTTAGAAGTTATTTTATGCTACTTGCGCTCCTTGTTTCTCAATTCTTACTGAATTCCTGCGGGATTTACTCTTTCAGTGGCACGTCGCTGTCGCCCGATATTAAGAGCGTGACGGTGGTCAACTTCACGATGGCTACCGCGGGTGGGCCTTCCAACATGGCGTTGCAGTTCAACGAAAAAATGAAGGAATATTACCAGCGAAATACCAGTTTGGCGCTGTTGCCTTCCAACGGTGACATGCAGCTTGAAGGCACGATTACGGGCTATGAGGTGATTCCCGCCGCGCCAACAGCCAACGACCAGGCTGCTCTAAACCGGTTATCTATAACGATACAGGTAAAGTTTACCAATAATAAAGACGAAGAGAAAAACTTTGACCAAAGCTTTAGCTTTTTTAAAGACTTTCCCCAGAATCAGACACTTAACCAAGTAGAAAGTAGGCTCGTACCCCTCATTTTGGATCAACTCGTTCAGGACATCTTCAACAAGTCGGCGGGCGACTGGTAAGTTTTTGTAGAAATCGTTCCTGTTGTCTGTGAATCGTAGTATCTTCGTTACCTAAAAAAATAAAAGTTGTTCGTTTTCCTTCCGACACAGAGGGCCGACGACGGATTGAATTACTGACCCCATTGTATGAATAATCGTTACGTTAAAGAGTCCTTTTCGTACTGGACGGCTCACCCCGACGATACTTCCGAAAGCGATATTTCGCAACTCCAGGAAGCCGCCGGCACTTATCCTTACTGCCAGTCGTTGCATATATTAATTGCCAAAGCAATGGCCGTTCATCATCCTGAGCAAGCCGAGGCGAGCATTCAAAAAGCGGCGGCGTATTCCCTCAGTCGCAATACGTTACGAAAATTAATCCAGAATGAATTTGAATGGTCGCCCAATTTGCGCAGCCGTCAGTTTGAAAATGTATTGATTTGGCCAGGTGATTATCAGAAACCTGCCGCCACTTCGTATTCCAAGCAGGAATGGAAATTGCCTGAATTGCCAAAAATTTCTTTTTTTGATGCGCCAGAAACCCCGCAGCCAAAACCAAGTCTTCCCGAATTACCACCCATAGACGATACTACCTTGCGCGAAAACGCACTACAAACCGAATTGGAACAGATTGAGAGTTCAGTGATAGAAGAAAGCCAACCGGACCAACGTGAGTTGGAGCGTCAGCGTCAGATTCAGATTATTGACAGTTTTATTGAGAATGAAGCCCGCATGGGCCCCATCCGCGCTAACTTCAAAGATTTGTCCAACCAAGAGCAGGAAGACCTGGCCAAAAAACGCAATATGAACTTTTCAAGCGGGGCCGTCAGCGAAGGAATGGCCAAAATTATGGCTAGACAAGGGAAAATTGAACGGGCGATTGAAATCTACGAACAACTAATGTTGAAAAAACCGGAAAAAAAAGCGTACTTTGCCGAAAAAATTAAGGATTTAACAACTGAGTAAAACGTTAAAAGTGTAAAGCGAAAAGTGTAAAGATGAGAGGTAAGGGGGAAACGTTAAGAGAGAAGAAAATTTGTTGAAAACAGAGAATCGGCCTTTAAACGCAAACTGCTTCCTAGAAAACTGAAACTTTGAACCGAAAACTGAAACTGTAGACTCTAAACTGTAAACTACAATGTTCACCGTATTTATTGTAATAATCGCTATCATCGCTGTATTATTGATTTTGATTGTTTTGGTACAAAACTCAAAAGGTGGCGGATTGACGGGCGAATTGGGCGGAATGGGCGCTACGCAAATGTTTGGCGTAAAACGTACCACCGACTTGTTGGAGCAAATTACTTGGGGCTTGGTAGGTGCGTTGGCCTTACTTTGTCTTGTATCTAATTTGTTTATCGGTACTCCCCAAGCCGATGCCGGCATTAACAGCGTAAACGTAGAAAAGGCCAATCAGCGCTCGGTACCTGCCGCGCCTGCCCCTGCCCCCACTACCACTCCTGCGCCTGCACAGCAGCAACCTGCTCCCGCTCAGAAGTAAACAAAACATTTTTTAGCTCAAAAGCCCC encodes:
- the secG gene encoding preprotein translocase subunit SecG — its product is MFTVFIVIIAIIAVLLILIVLVQNSKGGGLTGELGGMGATQMFGVKRTTDLLEQITWGLVGALALLCLVSNLFIGTPQADAGINSVNVEKANQRSVPAAPAPAPTTTPAPAQQQPAPAQK